AGTTTAATAAAGCATTATTGGGGAAGTGGCTCTGGCGCTATGCTCATGATAGGGAGGCTTTATGGCGGAGGGTAGTATGTAGTAAATATGGTAGTATGTGGGGGCTGGTGCTCTAATCGGTTTAGAGGAATGTATGGGGTTAGTCTTTGGAAGAATGAGGGAAGGATGGGATCAGTATGcacatttcattattttcaagGTGGGTGATGGAACTAGAATAGAATTTTGGCAAGATCCATGGTGTGGTACTCAATTACCACTGGAGAGGTTTCCTGAATTATATAGAATAGCAAGTGATGTGGAGGCTTTGGTGGCAGATTGCTTGATTTTAGAAGGGGAGACACTCCATTTGGTTATCAAATTTGCTCATACAGTTAATGATTGGGAGCTAGAATCAGTGGCCAATTTCATGGATCTTATTTATTTGTGTGATCAATCATAGTGGCATGGATGTTATGTGTTGGAATCCCTCTCCTAGGAGTATGTTTGAAgtaaaatcttatttttgaTTACTTCATTCTTCTACTTGATTATCTTTTCCTTGGAAAATTGTGTGGAAGCCAACAGTCCATTGGACAGCGGCCTTAGGGAAAATTCTGACTATTGATAATTTATGGAAATGGAGGATCCTAATTATTGATTGGTGCTGTATGTGCAAGTCAGCGGGAGAAACTGTAAATCATTTACATTTTCACTGCCCAATTGCTTATGAGATATGGATCATGATTTTCACATTATTTGGGGTCATGTTGGTTATGCCAGAGGGTGTTGAAGATCTACTCAATAGCTGGAACCGATGGATGGCTGGACCCAAAAGTCATATGATCTAGAGTGTGATCCCCTGTTGTCTCATGTGGTGCCTTTGGTATGAGAGAAATGCACGGACTTTTGAGGGACGGGAGAAATCAATGCCTGATCGTAATTTTTTTCCGTCTCAAATCTTTATTTGGGTGGATGAATGCCTCTCTATTTTCCTTTGATCACACGTTTGAGATGCTTGACTTTTGTTCTTTTGGTGCTTGGTTTGTTTTGTAATCTGTGCGCACATCCTGTGTACAATGGTCtgctttttgatttttaataaaatttttattactcatttttttttgataggtataaaatttttattactcATAAAAAAGGGATGATTTATTATTTCGTTTTTTAGTTGGCTAGGCAATAACTTTGTCTTCGATTAAAAGGACGATTTATCATCTATTACTTCAATTTAAgtagatatttttaaaaagtcataTCGTGACAGTTTTCAACTGTGCAGGtggttctctttttctttttgataggaAGGTTTTAAGATACTTTAGAAAGGATGGACATAATTGGAGGAAGAAAAAAGATGGAAAGACTGTGAAGGAGGCTCATGAGAAGCTAAAGGTAAGCTTGCAAAAAAGGTCAATTACTGATGTGTAGTTCATGTTTTTGTGATTGATCCTGTGTAACTCACACAAATGCCTAAATGGCTATGACATGGCTGATTAgttatttaatcattttagtATGCATATGTTACTTAACTCATATTTATTGTGTGGAGATTCTTTTGATGAAAAGGATTGTTCATACGACTCTTTTAGAGGTTGTTGAGGGTCTGATGGGTAACATACTTCAAGCAATTTTAGGTTGGGAGCGTTGATGTGCTACATTGCTATTATGCCCATGGAGAAGAGAATGAAAACTTTCAAAGGCGCAGTTATTGGATGCTTGAACAGTAAGTACTAACTAATTTATATTTCACTTTTTTACTAGGTCGTCTTTTGAGGTCTTATCCTTGCTTCTTTTGATATGTTGGGAGTAGTTGAACACTTGAATTATTGGACAGGATCCTCgaaaagaaaatgcatattTTGTCATTAAGGCAAAACTTGCTAACAATGTATTATGGTCAGCTTTGAGGATGCTAGTGTGCGGTTTATTCCTATGGACTTTGTTGATTGACTCTTATCTGTATCTCTGCTACTATCCATGTTGATCGAGCTTGTCTTCTCCTTTTAGAGCCTTTACCTGCACAAGAATGCTTCCTCACCTTGGTACCTTTTCTTAGTAACAAAGATTGAGAGATTAGTTGCATACTCTTAGGCCTTGTGTGTTGTGGGCCTCACAGAAGGCTTCTGAAAAGTCCACCATTCTATTAAAAGATTCCCacctgtttaaaattgctgagtcagaagttttttttaaacaaaaattgattattgactcaacaattttaaataagtggaagtcttttagtggaatggtggaCAAGTGAAGTGGTCCACCATGAGGACTGTATAATTTCTCAATTAGGTGTTCTTAATTGTATTAATGTTCTTATACATACTTATAGCTTCTGGTAATTTGAGGGTCATTTTGAGGATTGTTCGAAAGCATGAATATAAATATGCTtaaggctatatatatatatgtaagacTTTATCTTGTATTGCATTTGGAATATGCGATGCTgcttttttgtattttcctctctcattttctcattttccacattattttctcctttttcaCCTCTGATCTcccaatttctcctttcaacaTTATCTTTGTTCTGCATGTTGgcacaaattattaaaatagaatttgttgtatgtttgaaatttttatatttaatggcTACGTTGTTTGTATGATTTTGCTTGAGTTTTGTTTCAGAGCTTTAAGTTGCTTGAAATTAGACATTatgttctattattatttttttcaaaaatactggtggtttttttttttttttgtctttggcTTTTCTGAGCTGGTTGATTCTTGCAGGGATTTGATGCACATAGTTTTTGTCCACTATTTGGAAGTTAAGGTAATCTACTTCTTCATTGTTATTGCTTCTTTTGTTGCTTTTATTGTCATTGCTATCACTGTTCTTAACTTATCATATTAGGTTTTCTGAAGGGCTAGAAACCTAGGTTACCTAAACTGCTTAGGTTAGGGTGCTACCACTCTCAATGTAGCGGTTTTGCAACTTGAGCTCAGATCCACAGAGTTTCTGTGGATTATTTTGGCTGGATCatggaatttgttttttttaacattattaatttttggcgCTAAAGAAGGGaattaaacatggtttgtatgaataaaacatcattttttttatgacgTAGGAGAGCTTCACTCAAATTTGTTGTACAATATGCTCTGTGatgttttgaataaaataaaaatcttgattcCAATTTGGTTAGACTATTGATTATAAGATGTAGCTTGTATGAATTGCTATTGTCTTGATACCAATAATTCTAGTCCTTTCAGTATGATAGGGATTAATGTGTATCTGAGATCAAATCTGTGGATGCATAAGATTCTGTGGGAAATGAATCATATGATTTATTGGGTTGGATGACAGAACAGATCTGGGAGCaatccaattttattttgagagttGTCATGGAATAACCGTACAGTTGTAGGGCCAAAAGCTTATTCAGGCCCTTTCCCTGCTAACTATTCACCTTCTGGGTAATGGGGTTTGCGTGCATTCAGCATGCTGGAGGTTTAGACTTAGCAAACTTCAATGACAAACTGCCCCTCTTTGAATGAGGATCTTCACTCTTTACAAAGGACCCACTTGTAAACACAGAATAATCCAATCAGTTAAATCCTAAGCCTCAGTTACTGATCTAAAAGTGGTGGTTCAGATCTCTATCaagatttgaaaatatgattCCTCTATGTTTAGTATTTTTTCCCTCtgaacaaaatattaaatttgaagTGTAGTGGACATagtacaatataatttttttttttttacttacgaTTTGTTCttacaatataattttatttatttatttatgatttgttcTGTGGACTTATCTTTCCATCAGGGTAGCAGGACAAATATTGGAGGCATTAAAGAGAGTGATGAGGTTACTTCAAATTTCCAGAAGGATAGCCCCCCGAGTTCTAGCTTTTCCCCAAATCATAATAGAGTGCCTTGTGGAAATACAGATTCCCCAAGCCCAGCCAGTTCTCTGACATCGTTATACGAAGATGTTGATTCTGGTAAGTTCTGCCTCTGATTTTGTTACCTTTTAACCTTGCATGTGAActtctattataatttatatgagaCTTGATGCAGAGGATGTTTTCCAAGCAAGCTCGACATCTCGCTCAATTCTCGAGTCGCAGCCAATGGAGAATGGTCCTCTGAGAGACAGGACGGATGCTGGtgtgttgaattcatattttccGCATCCCTCTGCAGGTAACTGTGTTTTTTATACATGTCTTTTTCTCCATCCTCCTTTCTTTATAATGGGATTTTGAACAACTTGGCAAAGATAACTGATTGTATGCTTGATAATCTTACCAGATGATCATGGTCTGTCATCAATTCCTGGAGCAAATTATATCTCACAAGTTTGGACAGATGGATCTAGAGAAAGTGATGACATTACTTCTCCAAAAACAATTGATTTGGCATCCTGGGAAGAGGTCCTGGAACATTCTACAAGAGGATTCCATTCTACTGTACCTTCTAATGTATCATCATCTTCCTCCCAACCTGCCTCTATGGGAGTTGTCCTTGAGGAAGAACATATGACTTTAGGCGGGCTTTTAGCAAGTGGGAGTGTTGTCAAAGAggagtttcaaaattttgtgcCAATCCAATCAAATTGGCAGGTAATGACCTTGCAGTCCTCTATCTGTACTATTGCCATGTCTACATCTATCTCTCACTCAACATAAGAAAAGGTTGATTTTTGACAGTTATTTTCTTGCCCAAAAGATTACTATTCTATTTTCCTGCCCAAAAAAGTATTTAACATGAGAATTAGATTGAAGTTATAAAGAAGTTTTAAAGTTCCAAAAAAGAAGAGTAGAAGGGAAGGTATAGACTATCATCCCATTATTTCGCAGAGACAAGCGAGAGATGTAACGTAAGGAATGGATAAAATGAGAAATAGGGATATGTGTGGTTGTTTTCTTTGATGTTTTTTGGTGTTCTTGCCTACAACTATTTTATTACCATTCTTTTGGCTAGGGTAAAGCAAAATAATGTTTTAGTTGTATGTGTACAGATATATTATCAGTAGTCTGACTAAAAGGAGTTCCTTGTCTCTTTGTATACTGTATGATATTGGTGATGGGTTGAGGGTGAAGTTTTGGCAAGACCGATGGTGTGGGGAGACACCTCTTGCTGTCAGCTATCCTGAACTGTTTAGAATTTGCCAAGATAATGAGGCAAGTGCGGCTGAGCTTATGAAGTTCACTAATGGGGTCTTTTATTgggatgtaagtttctttaggggTGTTCCAGATTGGGAATTGGAGGCTGTGACGAGCTTGATGGATACCATATATAGCTCTTTTGTAAGGGGGTTTAGGAAGGATAAAATGAGTTGGAAAAGAATTACAATCTTCTAGTGGGCTCCAATGATTTTTGTTTCCCTTGGAAAAGAATTTATAAGCAGAAGATCCCTTTTCGAGTGGCTTTCTTTGTCTAGActgttgctttggggaaatgtTTGACGATTGACAATTTACGAAAAAGGAAGTTTTGGAgattggattggtgttatatgtgcaattGTAATTGTGAATTGGTTGACCATCCTTTTTTTCATTGTCCAATTGCTATGGATTTGTGGTCTAtgattttggatttatttgggGTAAGTTGGGTTATGCCAAAGTCAGTTGTGGGGCTCCTTGCTTGTTGGCAAGGCCGGTTTGGTCACCATCAAAATGGTCATATATGGATAATTGTTCCCCATTGtttaatgtggtgtctttggagggaaaGAAACAGTAGGTGTTTTGAAGAGAGCGAGAGATCCATACTAGACCTCAAGTTATTTTACTCTAGAACTTGATTGGATTGATTGTCTACTTTGCGAAACCAATCATTCCCTtctattcttgtttttcttgattcttgtaatttttgtacttgatTTGATTTGTTGATCACTGTACACTACCTGTGTACTGAGTTGTcccttttttgatatcaatgaaacctattacttataaaaaataaaaataaaaacttttatctCATGTTTATGGACCAATTTTCTACTAAATACATGAAGGACTTGAAGAAGACTATTCTGTTTACTGGTATTCCTTCATTATCAAAGTTTAAACCAGGTAAGATTCTAGTTATTGACTTATTTCACCTGCGAGATGTTTGGGATATGACTTTGAGCCATTCTCTGGTGCAATGGTAAAAGTCTTAGGCTGTCAAGTGCAAGCAGGTGGGCATAGATGTTTCCACTTAGGACTACTTTCATTAGTcattgagtaatttttttttttttaaattattttttgattgtttgaaatttttccTGCACACTCTTGTGGTTGTCAAATTTACTTTTAAGCTTTTTCTAGttgtttctttagttttttaatttcattttgaacATTTTATCACACAGCTTTGAATTTTTGGTTTTATGTATTCAAATCTTCATATGTAACATATAATTTGTTGGAGTTACTCTTGTTTTTTTATACTAGTGTAAGGGAATTTTGTAATCTTGCAATATCACTCTAATATAAATATGTGCTAAGGTGAGGGATTGGTTGATGAAGCCCTGAACCTTTTTcttataatctctctctctctctctctctctctctctctccagtcTTCACttctcctctcttctctcttctctccttaCCTTAATATTTCATATTTCTAGCACTGTGAAATTAGAGCATCATTCCAAATCTTGACCGTTAAAACAATCTTGAGGTTGTCATCTGGTGACAGAGGTGTGGTTCTGCATCTGTATAATGACATCTGCACTGACCTCAAGATTGCAGAGTCACCAAACTCAGGTGACCACATTATTTGAGTTGTCGGTCTCTCTTGAGACTGATTGATGAAGCTCTAATCCTTGTCTATAATCAATCTCTCTGTTTCTCCTTTCTTCTCTCCTAACCCTAGTATTGCATGTTACTATAACTAAACTCATTTTATTGATCTTTTTTAACCTCCAATGGTTGTGAGCTTCAAGTCTTATCCAGATAGCTGCTCGAATTTCACAATCTTTCTACTGGTTTGAGCCTGTTTTTTAATAGGAAATGGACATGTTGAGGTGAAAAATTGTCCTCCTAATGATGGAAATgatgaggaagaatttgatgagCAAGAGGGATCTGTGCCTTTATGGAGGTGGTTATTAAGGTCATGATGGATCTGTCATTTCTTTAGGACTTAACTgggaaattttatctttaaaatgtgttttttaaaaagagtgaaggaaaaaaaattgtattagatcatcaaattaatgaaaaaaaaaaatattaacaaaaaagaaagctcaaatgGTAATTTTATCGAACAGAGATTTAAGAACCTTTAATTTTAACAAACTCGCAGTTCTAAGAActgttaattttaaaatactactAGAAGTTTATACAATAGTGGTTGGCTAAAAAATGCTAGTGGATTATTGTATCTTGAGTGACTAGCATGTACAGTGACATCTGCACATCTTGTCCAGGCTGCTTAGTTTGAAtatctggatttttttttcttgtttcctCTCAAATCTAAGGGTTGACTGGTTTTTAAGCTTGGCCGGTGTATTGAAGATATTGAACTGAATCCTAATCAGATCACAGTTTAATTAGTATTCAGTAAGACTGTTGGTTCAGTCTAGTTATTGATAACTATGTCCAGGAGCTGCTACAGTTACCCACCTATACCACTGGTTTTAATGACTGCTAATATACACTTTTAGTATAGGTATCTTGGTGATGTGCTTAATAGCTTAAtcattgttttggttttttgtttcttttttagggGTGGGAGGGGCAGTGGGAATGTTTACTGATCTTTTAAAATTGTTTGTAAGCTCATTGTATTATGTTTTTGTTCCAGATTCCTTTTGGAGACAATTCAGTAAACTTGCCCATATGGCCTACTGACCAGTCATCACATTTGGAATTGGCATATGATCCGGGCGCCACATTAGTTGACCCTAAAGCTCATGATACAATTATGAGAAATGGTACTGAGCTGCTTTCTACCCATCCTGTTCAGCAAAATGAGCAGCCTGTGCAGAACAAGCATCAAATAGAGCTTACAAATACAGAATCTCAGAGTTCAATTAAATCAGTTTCCAAAATGGATATGCCTATAGAAGGAAATATTAACTATGCTATGACTCTGAAAAAGCATTTAATCGATGGCGAACAGGGCTTGAAGAAAGTTGACAGCTTTTCTCGGTGGGCTTCAAAAGAACTTGGAGATGTAGATGATTTTCACATGCAGACCTCATCTGGTATATCCTGGAGCACTGTCGAATGTGGTAATGTAGTTGATGATTCCTCATTGAGCCCCTCTATCTCTCAGGACCAGTTTTTCAGTATTATAGATTTTTCACCGAAGTGGGCATACACAGACTCAGAGAATGAGGTATGAACATATGTTGACTATAGTATtcctgcaaaaaataaaaaataaaaaaaaataaaagaaaaaagttgtttGCACTGCATGTAACTTAACGAATCTTCTGAATAGTGAGATTTTAACTGCTCCAGAGACGCGCACACAACCATGTTTTGTCCTTTCTTTACTAATTAATAAATAGTACTACATTTTTATTAAGGTGCATAGATTAATTTTGTACTGTGCAAATCTGTAGTTTCATGTGTATGTGCCATTGTGCATTACTCACGAATTGTTATATTCCTATAATATGGTAATGGAAAATCTTCTTTGCTTTAACTACAGATATGAGCTGCTTTTTCCACACAAGCAAATTTTGTATTACATTAAGAAGCATTATTGAATGTTTCCAACTTATATCAAGTACTTTGCTTCCTAActtcacaaaatatttcaataaattgttaagtttttctttttttactggTTCTGAAATGTTCTGAAATCCCACATACTGTTGCCATCTCTATTGAGATTTGATGAGTGGCTGTGTGActgtgaaagaaaaataattgctGTATTTCTTATTACTTCTAACTTTCTTTAATATAAAACAGGTTCTGATTATTGGAAAATTTTTGAAGAGTCCACCTGAGGTAGCAAAATGTAACTGGTCATGTATGTTTGGGGAAGTGGAGGTTCCGGCAGAAGTTTTAGCTAATGGGGTTCTTTGTTGCCGTGCTCCACCTCACAGTGTTGGGCGTGTCCCTTTTTATGTAACATGTTCCAACAGGTTAGCTTGCAGTGAAGTACGAGAATTTGACTATAGAGTTAACTCTATTAAAGACATAGACATTGCCATTATCTATGGT
This portion of the Castanea sativa cultivar Marrone di Chiusa Pesio chromosome 7, ASM4071231v1 genome encodes:
- the LOC142642915 gene encoding calmodulin-binding transcription activator 2-like isoform X1, producing MAERGSYGLPPRLDIKHILSEAQTRWLRPAEICEILRNYQKFQIASEPPNRPMSGSLFLFDRKVLRYFRKDGHNWRKKKDGKTVKEAHEKLKVGSVDVLHCYYAHGEENENFQRRSYWMLEQDLMHIVFVHYLEVKGSRTNIGGIKESDEVTSNFQKDSPPSSSFSPNHNRVPCGNTDSPSPASSLTSLYEDVDSEDVFQASSTSRSILESQPMENGPLRDRTDAGVLNSYFPHPSADDHGLSSIPGANYISQVWTDGSRESDDITSPKTIDLASWEEVLEHSTRGFHSTVPSNVSSSSSQPASMGVVLEEEHMTLGGLLASGSVVKEEFQNFVPIQSNWQIPFGDNSVNLPIWPTDQSSHLELAYDPGATLVDPKAHDTIMRNGTELLSTHPVQQNEQPVQNKHQIELTNTESQSSIKSVSKMDMPIEGNINYAMTLKKHLIDGEQGLKKVDSFSRWASKELGDVDDFHMQTSSGISWSTVECGNVVDDSSLSPSISQDQFFSIIDFSPKWAYTDSENEVLIIGKFLKSPPEVAKCNWSCMFGEVEVPAEVLANGVLCCRAPPHSVGRVPFYVTCSNRLACSEVREFDYRVNSIKDIDIAIIYGGATTEMLLHMRLERLLSLISVSPPSHFVEGVPEKRDLISKVISLKEEEEYYRMAEPISQNDLSQNEVKEHLLKILMKEKLYSWLLHKVSEDGKGPSVLDDEGQGVLHLAAALGYDWAIKPIVTSGVSINFRDINGWTALHWAAFCGREKTVGFLVSLGASPGALTDPSPEFPLGRTPADLAGANGHKGISGFLAEHLLTSYLKSLEMNDSNEVRAEVSGQKVSEQTITPVNNGDIPEALSLRDSLTAVSNATLAANRIHLMFRMHSLERRRITEYDDDIDRFSDEHALSIVAAKTRKAKQSDGLVHAAATQIQKKFRGWKKRKEFLIIRQRIVKIQAHVRGHQVRKKYRTIIWSVGILEKVILRWRRKGIGLRGFRSDARTEEPKLQDVPSKEDDYDFLKDGRKQTEERLQKALTRVKSMVQYPEARAQYSRLRTAVEGFRETKAYNLVLNSSEETVVADEDLIDIDTLLEDVEDDSFMSMTFE
- the LOC142642915 gene encoding calmodulin-binding transcription activator 2-like isoform X4; this encodes MLEQDLMHIVFVHYLEVKGSRTNIGGIKESDEVTSNFQKDSPPSSSFSPNHNRVPCGNTDSPSPASSLTSLYEDVDSEDVFQASSTSRSILESQPMENGPLRDRTDAGVLNSYFPHPSADDHGLSSIPGANYISQVWTDGSRESDDITSPKTIDLASWEEVLEHSTRGFHSTVPSNVSSSSSQPASMGVVLEEEHMTLGGLLASGSVVKEEFQNFVPIQSNWQIPFGDNSVNLPIWPTDQSSHLELAYDPGATLVDPKAHDTIMRNGTELLSTHPVQQNEQPVQNKHQIELTNTESQSSIKSVSKMDMPIEGNINYAMTLKKHLIDGEQGLKKVDSFSRWASKELGDVDDFHMQTSSGISWSTVECGNVVDDSSLSPSISQDQFFSIIDFSPKWAYTDSENEVLIIGKFLKSPPEVAKCNWSCMFGEVEVPAEVLANGVLCCRAPPHSVGRVPFYVTCSNRLACSEVREFDYRVNSIKDIDIAIIYGGATTEMLLHMRLERLLSLISVSPPSHFVEGVPEKRDLISKVISLKEEEEYYRMAEPISQNDLSQNEVKEHLLKILMKEKLYSWLLHKVSEDGKGPSVLDDEGQGVLHLAAALGYDWAIKPIVTSGVSINFRDINGWTALHWAAFCGREKTVGFLVSLGASPGALTDPSPEFPLGRTPADLAGANGHKGISGFLAEHLLTSYLKSLEMNDSNEVRAEVSGQKVSEQTITPVNNGDIPEALSLRDSLTAVSNATLAANRIHLMFRMHSLERRRITEYDDDIDRFSDEHALSIVAAKTRKAKQSDGLVHAAATQIQKKFRGWKKRKEFLIIRQRIVKIQAHVRGHQVRKKYRTIIWSVGILEKVILRWRRKGIGLRGFRSDARTEEPKLQDVPSKEDDYDFLKDGRKQTEERLQKALTRVKSMVQYPEARAQYSRLRTAVEGFRETKAYNLVLNSSEETVVADEDLIDIDTLLEDVEDDSFMSMTFE
- the LOC142642915 gene encoding calmodulin-binding transcription activator 2-like isoform X2, giving the protein MSGSLFLFDRKVLRYFRKDGHNWRKKKDGKTVKEAHEKLKVGSVDVLHCYYAHGEENENFQRRSYWMLEQDLMHIVFVHYLEVKGSRTNIGGIKESDEVTSNFQKDSPPSSSFSPNHNRVPCGNTDSPSPASSLTSLYEDVDSEDVFQASSTSRSILESQPMENGPLRDRTDAGVLNSYFPHPSADDHGLSSIPGANYISQVWTDGSRESDDITSPKTIDLASWEEVLEHSTRGFHSTVPSNVSSSSSQPASMGVVLEEEHMTLGGLLASGSVVKEEFQNFVPIQSNWQIPFGDNSVNLPIWPTDQSSHLELAYDPGATLVDPKAHDTIMRNGTELLSTHPVQQNEQPVQNKHQIELTNTESQSSIKSVSKMDMPIEGNINYAMTLKKHLIDGEQGLKKVDSFSRWASKELGDVDDFHMQTSSGISWSTVECGNVVDDSSLSPSISQDQFFSIIDFSPKWAYTDSENEVLIIGKFLKSPPEVAKCNWSCMFGEVEVPAEVLANGVLCCRAPPHSVGRVPFYVTCSNRLACSEVREFDYRVNSIKDIDIAIIYGGATTEMLLHMRLERLLSLISVSPPSHFVEGVPEKRDLISKVISLKEEEEYYRMAEPISQNDLSQNEVKEHLLKILMKEKLYSWLLHKVSEDGKGPSVLDDEGQGVLHLAAALGYDWAIKPIVTSGVSINFRDINGWTALHWAAFCGREKTVGFLVSLGASPGALTDPSPEFPLGRTPADLAGANGHKGISGFLAEHLLTSYLKSLEMNDSNEVRAEVSGQKVSEQTITPVNNGDIPEALSLRDSLTAVSNATLAANRIHLMFRMHSLERRRITEYDDDIDRFSDEHALSIVAAKTRKAKQSDGLVHAAATQIQKKFRGWKKRKEFLIIRQRIVKIQAHVRGHQVRKKYRTIIWSVGILEKVILRWRRKGIGLRGFRSDARTEEPKLQDVPSKEDDYDFLKDGRKQTEERLQKALTRVKSMVQYPEARAQYSRLRTAVEGFRETKAYNLVLNSSEETVVADEDLIDIDTLLEDVEDDSFMSMTFE